A region from the Cryptosporangium arvum DSM 44712 genome encodes:
- the ftsX gene encoding permease-like cell division protein FtsX, with protein sequence MRAKFVLTEAATGLWRNVTMTVALILTTAISLALLGAGGLLYTQVNKTKDLLYAQVEVTIFLETAVTPEQKDALQQKLESDSAIKSVTYESKQEAYERFKELFAESPDLVENTKPESLPESFRIKLENPSQANAIDAKYKNEAGVDVVSTQQELVGRLFDAIDAVKNLSLVVSLVSGAAAILLIGNTIQVAAYSRRREVSIMKLVGASNWYVRLPFILEAAVAGLIGALLASAGLAIAKVIVIDDALKALGQNSVVPSIGWSEIAVTAPILALVAVLTAGVTGWTTLRFYVKV encoded by the coding sequence ATGCGTGCCAAGTTCGTCCTGACCGAAGCTGCGACCGGCCTGTGGCGCAACGTCACGATGACGGTTGCTCTGATCCTCACCACGGCGATCTCGCTGGCGCTGCTCGGTGCGGGAGGCTTGCTGTACACCCAGGTCAACAAGACCAAGGACCTGCTGTACGCCCAGGTGGAGGTCACGATCTTCCTGGAGACCGCGGTCACGCCCGAGCAGAAGGATGCCCTGCAGCAGAAGCTGGAGAGCGACTCGGCGATCAAGTCGGTCACGTACGAGAGCAAGCAGGAGGCGTACGAGCGCTTCAAGGAGCTGTTCGCCGAGTCGCCCGACCTGGTGGAGAACACGAAGCCCGAGTCGCTGCCGGAGTCCTTCCGCATCAAGCTGGAGAACCCGTCCCAGGCCAACGCGATCGACGCGAAGTACAAGAACGAGGCCGGTGTCGACGTCGTGTCGACGCAACAGGAGCTCGTCGGTCGCCTGTTCGACGCGATCGACGCGGTCAAGAACCTTTCGCTCGTCGTCTCGCTGGTCTCCGGCGCGGCCGCGATCCTGCTGATCGGGAACACGATCCAGGTCGCTGCCTACAGCCGTCGGCGCGAGGTCAGCATCATGAAGCTCGTCGGTGCGTCGAACTGGTACGTGCGGTTGCCGTTCATCCTGGAGGCCGCCGTCGCCGGCCTGATCGGCGCGCTCCTGGCCTCGGCCGGCCTGGCCATCGCCAAGGTCATCGTCATCGACGACGCGTTGAAGGCGCTGGGCCAGAACAGCGTCGTGCCGTCGATCGGGTGGAGCGAGATCGCGGTCACCGCGCCGATCCTCGCCCTGGTCGCGGTGCTCACGGCCGGTGTCACGGGATGGACCACACTGCGCTTCTACGTCAAGGTCTGA
- a CDS encoding M23 family metallopeptidase has product MRVERGRVFAVCLVLALSGALLVESAGAHARNGPSPAEARRAMERAAAIMETATDRARAATQAFVETTQRLPGVQNRVAVAQGRVAAAQVRAASAERASARADRALRVAQAHFDAAQAAVEAAREQLGTYVRSTYQGRSYMVLSALGAGGGPGDLLDRLNYAERLVGGQSRAVDAVERRRQDLAEERATVAEQKRRADVARATARHALGEARAEQSAALTAQAEMESLLAQRRNAVHVAGQERQASVARYNEARAESYRIGQALREAARQVRGGTARTRGSRPRMLSRPGQLSMPVSGWKSSDFGWRFDPYYRRAQLHAGTDFAAPAGASIRAAADGVVVRAGWNGGYGNYTCIYHGGNLSTCYGHQSKILVWAGEQVSRGETIGLVGTTGASTGNHLHFEVRIDGNPVNPLGYL; this is encoded by the coding sequence ATGCGGGTAGAACGTGGCCGCGTATTCGCGGTCTGTCTGGTGCTCGCGCTGTCGGGTGCGCTCCTGGTCGAATCGGCGGGCGCCCATGCCCGGAACGGACCGTCGCCCGCCGAGGCCCGGCGTGCGATGGAGCGGGCCGCCGCGATCATGGAGACCGCGACCGATCGGGCCCGGGCGGCCACCCAGGCCTTCGTCGAGACCACGCAGCGGCTGCCCGGGGTGCAGAACCGAGTGGCCGTGGCTCAAGGCCGGGTCGCTGCCGCCCAGGTCCGTGCCGCCTCCGCGGAACGGGCGTCGGCTCGCGCCGACCGTGCGCTGCGCGTCGCCCAAGCGCATTTCGACGCCGCGCAGGCGGCCGTGGAGGCAGCGCGCGAGCAACTCGGCACCTACGTGCGATCGACCTATCAGGGCCGCTCCTACATGGTGCTGTCGGCGCTCGGCGCCGGCGGCGGGCCCGGCGACCTCCTCGACCGGCTCAACTACGCCGAGCGCCTGGTCGGCGGGCAGAGCCGAGCCGTCGACGCGGTGGAGCGGCGGCGCCAGGACCTCGCCGAAGAGCGCGCGACCGTCGCCGAGCAGAAGCGGCGGGCGGACGTCGCGCGGGCCACAGCGCGCCACGCGCTCGGCGAAGCCCGTGCCGAGCAGAGCGCAGCGCTCACCGCCCAGGCCGAGATGGAGAGCCTGCTGGCCCAGCGCCGCAACGCCGTCCACGTCGCCGGGCAGGAGCGGCAGGCCAGCGTGGCCCGGTACAACGAGGCGCGCGCGGAGTCGTACCGGATCGGGCAGGCGCTGCGCGAGGCCGCCCGGCAGGTGCGTGGCGGCACCGCCCGGACCCGCGGTTCCCGGCCGCGCATGCTGTCCCGTCCCGGGCAGCTCTCGATGCCGGTGTCCGGCTGGAAGTCCAGCGACTTCGGCTGGCGGTTCGACCCGTACTACCGCCGGGCGCAGCTGCACGCCGGCACCGACTTCGCGGCTCCGGCCGGTGCGTCGATCCGGGCCGCGGCCGACGGTGTGGTCGTGCGGGCCGGGTGGAACGGCGGCTACGGCAACTACACCTGCATCTACCACGGCGGGAACCTGTCGACCTGCTACGGCCACCAGTCCAAGATCCTGGTCTGGGCCGGAGAGCAGGTGAGTCGGGGGGAGACGATCGGGCTGGTCGGCACGACCGGTGCGTCGACCGGTAACCACCTGCACTTCGAAGTGCGGATCGACGGAAATCCGGTGAACCCGCTCGGGTACCTCTGA
- the smpB gene encoding SsrA-binding protein SmpB, giving the protein MPRETGRKVIASNRKARHDYAVLDTWEAGIVLTGTEVKSLRAGRASLVDGFALVDDGEVYLHGVHIPEYVAGTWTNHAPRRVRKLLLHRAEIEKLIGKIKEGGLTLVPLSLYFSDGRAKVELALARGKKAWDKRQDMAKRDADREIAKAYGRNLKGRR; this is encoded by the coding sequence ATGCCGCGGGAAACCGGACGCAAGGTCATCGCGTCCAACCGCAAGGCTCGGCACGACTACGCCGTGCTCGACACCTGGGAGGCCGGCATCGTGCTGACCGGCACCGAGGTCAAGTCGCTGCGTGCCGGTCGGGCCTCGCTGGTCGACGGGTTCGCCCTCGTCGACGACGGCGAGGTCTACCTGCACGGCGTCCACATCCCGGAGTACGTGGCCGGGACGTGGACCAACCACGCGCCGCGTCGCGTCCGGAAGCTGCTGTTGCACCGGGCGGAGATCGAGAAGCTGATCGGCAAGATCAAGGAGGGCGGGCTGACGCTCGTCCCGCTCTCGCTCTACTTCTCCGACGGGCGGGCCAAGGTCGAGCTGGCGCTGGCGCGGGGCAAGAAAGCCTGGGACAAGCGGCAGGACATGGCCAAGCGGGATGCCGATCGGGAGATCGCGAAGGCCTACGGGCGCAACCTCAAGGGACGGCGCTAG
- a CDS encoding pyridoxamine 5'-phosphate oxidase family protein: protein MEDPMRLAREWLASYDKPPMTLSTFGPDGYPDARTVLLSGVDGGSVQFHTDARSRKAAQLAADPRASAVVLLNGRQIVLVGDVEPLDAPHGAYGLRTRYLQVLAWVNTDELAARPPDVRREAWKRFEEEHPDALEPPPTWAGYRLRPRRMTFWTADDAGPSTRVEYVRHGAGWTARALAG from the coding sequence GTGGAGGACCCGATGCGCCTGGCGCGCGAGTGGTTGGCGAGCTACGACAAGCCCCCGATGACGCTGTCCACATTCGGCCCCGACGGCTATCCGGACGCGCGAACCGTGCTGCTCAGCGGCGTCGACGGCGGCAGTGTGCAGTTCCACACCGACGCTCGCTCGCGGAAGGCCGCCCAGCTGGCGGCGGATCCCCGCGCCTCGGCGGTGGTGCTCCTGAACGGGCGGCAGATCGTTCTGGTCGGTGACGTCGAGCCGCTGGACGCCCCGCACGGGGCGTACGGTCTCCGGACCCGCTACCTCCAGGTTCTCGCCTGGGTGAACACCGACGAGCTCGCCGCGCGGCCGCCGGACGTCCGCCGAGAAGCATGGAAGCGGTTCGAGGAGGAGCACCCGGACGCGCTCGAGCCGCCGCCCACCTGGGCCGGGTACCGGTTGCGGCCGCGCCGGATGACGTTCTGGACGGCCGACGACGCCGGTCCGAGCACACGCGTCGAGTACGTCCGGCACGGCGCCGGGTGGACCGCGCGGGCGCTCGCGGGATGA
- a CDS encoding MarR family winged helix-turn-helix transcriptional regulator gives MADSSAIAPEQAPATPDDTVTELGRQLARFGRAMVRYKAQQAASAAYGLLFPLAERPQRAGALAEAVHADPSTVSRQIAQLVDRGLVERQPDPADGRACVLVPTEAGHETMATLRRRRDEHLAAVLQHWPAEDVHELVELLSRFITDFETARPPAVRPEETEIPTQPR, from the coding sequence ATGGCTGACTCGAGCGCCATCGCCCCGGAGCAGGCGCCCGCCACCCCTGACGACACCGTCACCGAGCTGGGCCGCCAGCTCGCCCGCTTCGGCCGGGCCATGGTGCGCTACAAGGCACAGCAGGCCGCGAGCGCCGCCTACGGGCTGCTCTTCCCGCTCGCGGAGCGTCCGCAGCGGGCCGGTGCACTAGCCGAAGCAGTGCACGCCGACCCGTCGACGGTGAGTCGCCAGATCGCTCAGCTGGTCGACCGCGGCCTGGTCGAACGCCAACCCGATCCGGCCGACGGGCGGGCCTGCGTGCTGGTGCCGACGGAAGCCGGCCACGAGACGATGGCCACCCTGCGGCGCCGGCGCGACGAGCACCTCGCCGCGGTGCTCCAGCACTGGCCGGCCGAGGACGTGCACGAGCTGGTGGAGCTGCTCAGCCGTTTCATCACCGACTTCGAGACCGCCCGTCCGCCCGCCGTCCGTCCGGAAGAGACGGAAATCCCGACGCAGCCGCGCTGA
- a CDS encoding S-methyl-5'-thioadenosine phosphorylase — MTTARPDVAVIGGSGLYALLDDVDEVTLDTPYGAPSDPITIGTVEGRSVAFLPRHGRDHRYPPHLIPYRANIWALRSLGVRQILAPCAVGGLRPELGPGTFVVPDQLVDRTSGRVQTFHDVGAVHVSFADPYCPTGRTTVLTESTEVSPVDGGTMVVVEGPRFSTRAESRWFSAQGWSVVNMTGHPEAVLARELAVCYTAVALVTDLDAGVETGEEVTQEEVFRVFAENTDRMRALVLRAAAALPEERDCACSHALDGIKLAFDLP; from the coding sequence ATGACGACTGCGCGGCCGGACGTCGCCGTGATCGGAGGCTCTGGCCTCTACGCACTGCTGGACGACGTCGACGAAGTGACGCTGGACACGCCTTACGGCGCACCGAGCGATCCGATCACGATCGGCACCGTCGAGGGACGAAGCGTTGCTTTCCTCCCCCGGCACGGACGGGACCACCGGTATCCCCCGCACCTGATCCCGTACCGCGCCAACATCTGGGCACTGCGCTCACTCGGGGTGCGCCAGATCCTGGCCCCGTGCGCGGTCGGTGGCCTCCGCCCCGAACTCGGCCCGGGCACGTTCGTCGTCCCCGACCAGCTCGTCGACCGCACGTCCGGGCGCGTCCAGACGTTCCATGACGTCGGCGCCGTGCACGTGTCGTTCGCCGACCCCTACTGCCCCACCGGCCGCACGACCGTGCTCACCGAGAGCACCGAGGTCAGCCCGGTGGACGGCGGCACGATGGTGGTCGTCGAAGGGCCGCGGTTCTCGACCCGCGCGGAGTCCCGCTGGTTCAGCGCGCAGGGCTGGTCGGTCGTCAACATGACCGGGCACCCGGAAGCGGTCCTGGCCCGCGAGCTGGCCGTCTGCTACACGGCGGTGGCCTTGGTGACCGATCTGGACGCCGGGGTGGAGACCGGCGAGGAGGTCACGCAGGAAGAGGTGTTCCGGGTGTTCGCCGAGAACACCGACCGGATGCGCGCGCTGGTGCTCCGCGCCGCCGCCGCGCTGCCCGAGGAGCGCGACTGCGCCTGCTCGCACGCGCTCGACGGCATCAAGCTCGCGTTCGACCTGCCGTAG
- a CDS encoding CsbD family protein: MSFDDKAENKTQELKGEAKERWGGATGNESLQAEGAADKSESRIKQAGEHIKDAAHSVKDAFKK, translated from the coding sequence ATGAGCTTCGACGACAAGGCCGAGAACAAGACCCAGGAGTTGAAGGGCGAGGCCAAGGAGCGCTGGGGCGGCGCTACCGGCAATGAGAGTCTGCAGGCCGAGGGCGCTGCGGACAAGTCGGAGTCCCGCATCAAGCAGGCCGGTGAGCACATCAAGGACGCGGCTCACAGCGTCAAGGACGCCTTCAAGAAGTAG
- a CDS encoding YqgE/AlgH family protein, with amino-acid sequence MITGMPAEDLTGRLLVASPSLKDPNFERSVVLLIAHEPSGALGVVLNRATEVQVEDVLDGWQDFAAQPQVVFEGGPVQPEAAICLARVRPGTSPDGFSRVEGVVGTVDLSASPDAFNGSLDRLRVFAGYAGWDADQLESEIEQGAWLVLDALPGDAFMPQPEDLWSMVLRRQGGMLAALALYPADPQLN; translated from the coding sequence ATGATCACCGGCATGCCGGCGGAAGACCTGACTGGGCGCCTCTTGGTCGCCTCACCTTCGTTGAAGGATCCGAACTTCGAGCGCTCGGTCGTGCTGCTCATCGCGCACGAACCCAGCGGTGCGCTCGGCGTGGTTCTCAACCGCGCCACCGAGGTTCAGGTCGAAGACGTGCTCGACGGGTGGCAGGACTTCGCCGCGCAGCCCCAGGTGGTGTTCGAGGGCGGCCCGGTGCAGCCCGAGGCGGCGATCTGCCTGGCGCGCGTCCGCCCGGGAACCTCACCCGACGGCTTCAGCCGCGTGGAGGGCGTCGTCGGTACCGTCGACCTGTCGGCCAGCCCCGACGCGTTCAACGGTTCGCTGGACCGCCTCCGGGTGTTCGCCGGGTACGCCGGCTGGGACGCCGACCAGCTGGAGTCGGAGATCGAGCAGGGCGCCTGGCTCGTTCTGGACGCCCTCCCGGGCGACGCGTTCATGCCGCAGCCCGAAGACCTCTGGTCGATGGTGCTGCGCCGCCAGGGCGGCATGCTGGCCGCGCTGGCGCTCTACCCGGCCGATCCCCAGCTGAACTGA
- a CDS encoding methyl-accepting chemotaxis protein: MSFRHRISTRLIVGFAAPLLILVIVGAISYRNTNELVYTGGRVTHTYQVLEGLDNIMDAVKDGETGQRGYLITGQDAYLAPYTEASNSVGGRIDNVATLTADNPVQQKRITTLRTLVEAKFAELKETIDLRRSSGFAAAQRVVLENKGKAVMDQIRSVLDAMSSEEAALLSVRAETTTDTANLSRTSIIVSIVVALALVVTLALLISRSILRPLSALTARMADIADGDGDLTSRVDENRRDEFGPLGSAFNRFAEKIARSVRDIDHEATRMAAAAGSVAEAASRISGTAARTSQQANAVTDSAREMSVSLETVAAGSEEMGASIGEISANASDAARVVSEAVSVANSASETVNELGTSSAEINNVIQLITAIAEQTNLLALNATIEAARAGESGKGFAVVASEVKDLAQETAKATEDISRRVESIQGNATAATAAINRMSEIVVRVNDYQTTIAAAVEEQTATTSEMSRGVTMASGSTREITDNLSGVAAAAVETTQALDGALHSINELNEMSAGLKRIVGQFKY; the protein is encoded by the coding sequence ATGAGTTTCCGGCACCGCATCAGTACTCGCTTGATCGTCGGGTTCGCAGCACCGCTGCTGATCCTCGTGATCGTCGGAGCGATCTCCTACCGCAACACCAACGAGCTGGTGTACACCGGCGGCCGGGTCACTCATACCTACCAGGTGCTCGAGGGCCTGGACAACATCATGGACGCGGTGAAGGACGGCGAAACCGGCCAGCGCGGCTACCTGATCACCGGCCAGGACGCCTACCTCGCGCCCTACACCGAGGCGAGCAACAGCGTCGGCGGGCGCATCGACAACGTCGCCACCCTCACCGCCGACAACCCGGTCCAGCAGAAACGCATCACAACGCTCCGGACGCTCGTCGAGGCCAAGTTCGCCGAGCTGAAAGAGACGATCGACCTGCGTCGGAGCAGCGGGTTCGCCGCTGCGCAGCGGGTCGTGCTCGAGAACAAGGGCAAAGCCGTCATGGACCAGATCCGCTCGGTCCTGGACGCGATGAGCTCCGAGGAGGCCGCGCTGCTGAGTGTGCGGGCCGAGACCACCACGGACACCGCGAACCTCTCGCGCACGTCGATCATCGTCTCGATCGTGGTCGCGTTGGCGCTGGTCGTCACGCTGGCCCTGCTGATCAGCCGCAGCATCCTGCGGCCGCTGTCGGCCCTGACCGCGCGGATGGCCGACATCGCGGACGGCGACGGCGACCTGACGAGCCGGGTCGACGAGAACCGGCGCGACGAGTTCGGCCCGCTGGGCAGCGCGTTCAACCGCTTCGCGGAGAAGATCGCGCGCTCGGTTCGCGATATCGACCACGAGGCCACACGCATGGCCGCGGCCGCCGGCTCGGTCGCCGAGGCGGCCTCACGCATCTCCGGAACCGCGGCCCGGACGTCGCAGCAAGCCAACGCGGTCACCGATTCGGCTCGCGAGATGAGCGTGTCCCTGGAGACCGTCGCCGCGGGTTCCGAGGAGATGGGTGCGTCGATCGGCGAGATCTCCGCCAACGCGAGCGACGCCGCCCGCGTCGTCTCCGAGGCGGTGTCGGTCGCGAACTCGGCCAGCGAGACCGTGAACGAACTCGGCACCTCGTCGGCCGAGATCAACAACGTCATCCAGTTGATCACCGCGATCGCCGAGCAGACCAACCTGCTCGCGCTGAACGCGACGATCGAAGCCGCGCGGGCCGGCGAATCGGGCAAGGGCTTCGCCGTGGTCGCCAGCGAGGTGAAAGACCTCGCCCAGGAGACCGCGAAGGCCACCGAGGACATCTCCCGCCGCGTCGAAAGCATCCAGGGCAACGCGACGGCCGCCACCGCGGCGATCAACCGCATGAGCGAGATCGTCGTCCGGGTGAACGACTACCAGACCACGATCGCCGCCGCGGTCGAGGAGCAGACCGCCACCACGAGCGAAATGTCCCGCGGCGTCACGATGGCGTCCGGCAGCACGCGTGAAATCACCGACAACCTCAGCGGCGTGGCCGCAGCCGCGGTCGAGACGACCCAGGCGCTGGACGGCGCGTTGCACTCGATCAACGAGCTCAACGAGATGAGCGCCGGCCTGAAACGCATCGTCGGCCAGTTCAAATACTGA
- a CDS encoding amidohydrolase family protein produces MDADTLIRNTTIITMDAERRIVTDGAIAWSGDRIVALGKSADVDVTAKTTIDGRRFLVTPGFVNGHVHLTEALLKGFMPEALPFDESLFTWVMPLYEAHTPAEQQAAARLAALSMMRTGTTTFLDASTTVALDEVFEAVEPTGLRGRFGRWQQDRAFGPDGQLEATDAALRALETDLARYPGGDGQRLAAWPMLVGHNTNTDELWRGAKALADAQGAGISAHLSPAPNDAEWFVANTGRRPVEHLAHLGVLGPNLNLVHMVHVDAAELELLAESGTNVTHCPAAALKGGYGSAAVGRFPEMAAAGVNLALGTDGSDIADMMKPMNLMAGLFKDARRDTSMFPATAALEMATVNGARAMGLADSIGSLAVGKKADVVLHDLDRPEWRPVNNYVRQLVWSADGRGVHSVWIDGRRVVDDYVCTTLDEEKVLADAQAAADAIMGRSGLPYVYDWPVI; encoded by the coding sequence GTGGACGCAGACACGCTCATTCGCAACACCACGATCATCACGATGGACGCCGAGCGGCGCATCGTCACCGACGGCGCGATCGCCTGGTCCGGCGACCGGATCGTGGCCCTCGGGAAGTCCGCCGACGTCGACGTCACCGCGAAGACGACGATCGACGGCCGCCGCTTCCTCGTCACCCCGGGCTTCGTGAACGGCCACGTCCACCTCACCGAAGCGCTGCTCAAAGGCTTCATGCCCGAAGCCCTGCCGTTCGACGAGTCGCTGTTCACCTGGGTGATGCCGCTCTACGAGGCCCACACTCCGGCCGAGCAGCAGGCCGCCGCCCGGCTGGCCGCGCTCAGCATGATGCGCACCGGCACCACCACGTTCCTGGACGCCAGCACGACGGTGGCCCTCGACGAGGTGTTCGAGGCGGTGGAGCCCACCGGCCTGCGCGGTCGGTTCGGCCGCTGGCAGCAGGACCGCGCGTTCGGACCGGACGGTCAGCTCGAGGCGACCGACGCCGCGCTCCGCGCGCTCGAGACCGACCTGGCCCGGTATCCGGGCGGCGATGGTCAGCGCCTCGCGGCCTGGCCGATGCTCGTCGGCCACAACACGAACACCGACGAGCTGTGGCGCGGCGCGAAAGCGCTTGCCGACGCCCAGGGCGCGGGCATCTCGGCGCACCTGAGTCCGGCGCCGAACGACGCCGAGTGGTTCGTCGCGAACACCGGCAGGCGCCCGGTCGAGCACCTCGCGCACCTGGGCGTGCTCGGCCCGAACCTCAACCTCGTGCACATGGTCCACGTCGACGCGGCCGAGCTGGAGCTGCTCGCCGAGTCGGGTACGAACGTGACGCACTGCCCGGCCGCCGCGCTCAAGGGTGGGTACGGGAGCGCCGCGGTGGGCCGGTTCCCGGAGATGGCCGCGGCGGGCGTCAACCTGGCTCTGGGGACTGACGGTTCCGACATCGCCGACATGATGAAGCCGATGAACCTGATGGCCGGCCTGTTCAAGGACGCCCGCCGCGACACGTCGATGTTCCCGGCGACGGCAGCGCTCGAAATGGCCACCGTGAACGGCGCCCGGGCGATGGGGCTGGCCGACTCGATCGGTAGCCTCGCCGTCGGCAAGAAGGCCGACGTGGTCCTGCACGACCTCGACCGGCCCGAGTGGCGGCCGGTGAACAACTACGTTCGCCAGTTGGTCTGGTCGGCGGACGGCCGGGGCGTGCACAGCGTCTGGATCGACGGCCGGCGCGTGGTGGACGACTACGTCTGCACGACCCTCGACGAGGAGAAAGTCCTCGCCGACGCCCAGGCGGCCGCGGACGCGATCATGGGCCGCTCCGGTCTCCCGTACGTCTACGACTGGCCGGTGATCTGA
- a CDS encoding GNAT family N-acetyltransferase: MDELRTERLLLRRWRPDDEPAMAAINRHPDVGRYLNRPVDEASVDAFYGLIVGHWETHGFGAWAVEHEGDFVGFAGLAYVPPFLADAGPAPELGWRLDPRKWGMGLATEAATAARDDAFARLELPEVISIIHPLNTRSQRVATKLGLTLDRQIHNPVLGISTDIWRARA, encoded by the coding sequence GTGGACGAACTGCGTACCGAGCGGCTGCTGCTCCGCCGCTGGCGGCCGGACGACGAGCCCGCGATGGCCGCGATCAACCGCCATCCCGACGTCGGCCGCTATCTGAACCGCCCCGTCGACGAGGCGTCGGTGGACGCGTTCTACGGCCTGATCGTCGGCCACTGGGAGACGCACGGCTTCGGCGCCTGGGCCGTCGAACACGAGGGCGACTTCGTCGGGTTCGCCGGGCTGGCGTACGTACCGCCGTTCCTGGCCGACGCCGGCCCCGCCCCCGAACTGGGCTGGCGCCTGGACCCGCGGAAGTGGGGTATGGGGCTCGCCACCGAGGCCGCGACCGCCGCCCGGGACGACGCCTTCGCGCGGCTGGAACTGCCCGAGGTCATCTCGATCATCCATCCGCTGAACACCCGCTCGCAGCGGGTGGCGACGAAGCTCGGCCTGACCCTCGACCGGCAGATTCACAATCCCGTGCTCGGCATCTCAACCGACATCTGGCGCGCGCGGGCCTAA
- a CDS encoding PucR family transcriptional regulator, whose translation MEIDTPWQRLPPDLATALRPRFDETVREIADAVTAASPAFRGISDPKFPRDVKTAVTVALGRFLDLAGTGSPALPPETRAVFVGLGAAEAREERGPDVLLAAFRTAARLMMRACGEALARLRPVSAAELIDLSDAITAFVDELSAGSTEGYSRQLREQAGEGDRLRRQFAELLLRGGAAESVVHGAAARIGWAGSPSIVPVLLPLDSAREARFRFGASGIVVERDRDALLLLRSGSRAALADALAGRHAVVGPSLAWERVPEAVHLTELTAELLERRPEPTFVEDHLATLALRGEPGALAVLRAQRLAPLDQLRPPQRERLLTTLQSWLRHWGARSEVAAELFVHPQTVSYRLKLLRELLGESLDDPGTRFELLLVLAAGVDRG comes from the coding sequence GTGGAGATAGATACGCCCTGGCAACGGTTGCCGCCGGACCTCGCGACCGCGCTGCGGCCCCGGTTCGACGAGACCGTGCGTGAGATCGCCGACGCGGTGACCGCCGCGTCGCCGGCTTTCCGCGGTATCTCCGATCCGAAGTTCCCCCGCGACGTGAAGACCGCGGTCACCGTGGCGCTGGGACGCTTCCTCGACCTCGCCGGCACCGGGTCGCCCGCGCTTCCCCCGGAGACGCGGGCGGTGTTCGTAGGGCTGGGCGCCGCCGAAGCGCGCGAGGAACGGGGACCGGACGTGCTGCTCGCGGCGTTCCGCACCGCCGCGCGGCTGATGATGCGGGCCTGCGGGGAGGCGCTGGCGCGGTTGCGTCCGGTGAGCGCGGCTGAGCTGATCGACCTCTCGGACGCGATCACCGCGTTCGTGGACGAGTTGTCGGCCGGTAGCACGGAGGGGTACTCGCGGCAGCTACGTGAGCAGGCCGGCGAAGGTGACCGGCTCCGTCGGCAGTTCGCCGAGCTGCTGCTGCGCGGTGGGGCGGCCGAGAGCGTGGTGCACGGCGCGGCCGCGCGGATCGGCTGGGCCGGGTCGCCGTCGATCGTGCCGGTGCTGCTGCCGCTGGACTCGGCCCGCGAGGCCCGCTTCCGGTTCGGCGCGTCCGGGATCGTCGTGGAACGGGACCGCGACGCGCTGCTCCTGCTGCGGTCCGGTTCACGAGCCGCGCTCGCCGACGCGCTGGCCGGACGGCACGCCGTGGTCGGGCCTTCGCTGGCTTGGGAACGCGTACCCGAGGCCGTGCATCTGACCGAGCTCACCGCCGAGTTGCTCGAACGGCGCCCGGAACCGACGTTCGTGGAGGATCACCTGGCCACGCTGGCGCTACGGGGAGAGCCCGGGGCGCTGGCCGTGCTCCGGGCCCAGCGTCTGGCGCCGCTGGATCAGCTGCGGCCGCCGCAGCGCGAGCGTCTGTTGACGACGCTGCAGAGTTGGCTGCGGCATTGGGGCGCCCGGAGCGAGGTGGCGGCGGAGCTGTTCGTTCATCCGCAGACGGTGAGCTATCGGCTCAAACTCCTCCGCGAGCTGCTCGGCGAGTCACTGGACGACCCCGGCACCCGCTTCGAACTTCTCCTGGTCCTGGCCGCCGGGGTCGACCGCGGTTAG